The Punica granatum isolate Tunisia-2019 chromosome 4, ASM765513v2, whole genome shotgun sequence sequence CCTTGTCATCCAATAGAAAGGGCGAGGACAACAATGAAGGGTTGAAGAGCCTCAACATAAGCCAGTGCACAGCCTTGACGCCCCCAGCAGTGCAGGCAGTGTGTGACTCGTTCCCAGCCCTCCACACATGTCCAGGGCGGCACTCCCTCATCATTAGCGGGTGCCTTAACCTCACGTCTGTCCACTGTGCCTGTGCTTTTCAGGCACATCGAGTTTCGAGCACTGTGCCGCACCTGGCTCATTGAGATCATGACGACATGGTAGGATCCTTCAGAGTGTAATTTGGAGGGGAATGTAAATATtgctttgtttgtttgttgTAGAAGTTCCGAAGCAGATACTGAGGAAGGCAGATCTGCCCGTTCCGGGTCGTCGGAAGGATGCACAAATTGCTTTTTCTGTTCACCTCGAACTGTTCTAGGTTATGGGATGTGTTCTGTTATTATCCCAGACAACAATGTTTTATGTGCCAATATGAGAAAATATGAGGACGGTCTTCtgttttttgctgaataaatgAGGACGatcttctcttttcctctAATCCCCTACTGATCATTTCAAATCAAGGACCAGAACTAAGATGTCACTACCTGGACTCAAACCCAGGTGGAGCTCATTGCGAGGTTTAGACCGCTATGATATTAGATGAAACATAAAAACAACTAATATAGCCAATAGTCCTTTGTATAGATACCGGAATACTTGACAATTCTGTTCGAATATCGACGACGATGTTCATGGAACAGGAAGACACCGACAGATTCGGATAAGCGCCTTTGTTTACTTTCTCTCGCAGATGGAGAATGACTATCCCTCATTATAAGCTACAATTCGGTTAATAAACAATCAAACCAATTCTTTGACTTGGCTCGCAGTTCCTCACAGTCAGCAGTTTTCGGGTGACAAAAAACGCTCATACCAAAAGGGGAAAGACCAGCGAGGTGGTCAAAATTTGTGGAGACAAATGTTAGCTCAGCTTAGGGCAACACCCAGCGTTCACTTCTTTGACTTTCCCTTGCCCTTTCTTCCATTCCTCGTGGATTGCTGCTTACGCTTCGCCTTGCTCTTGACATAGGACATCCTGTCAGCTTTCTTCTGCCTCTCCTTCCTAACTTGTTCGAGATCCTTGATCTCTGGACGAACATGAGCATTGGGAAGCTTCTTTTTGCCCCACCTCGAGCCATGATTTGCTGCACATTTACGCATTCACAATTAGATCACCAAACAGAACAGATGCATAGGAATATCGACTCTCGAGTTGGAAGATGGGGGAAATCGATATTAATATAGACTGTTCATTAACATCCAGGCAAATCGAATCGATTATCATATTgcttaaaaataataaggCTCACCTGTGACGCTAGTGTATTCTCCACCAGTCTCTTCATTGCTCGTCTCTTTATGGGAAATCTTGCTGTGTGATCTTTGTTTCCACTTGTTGTATATTCCAGTCTTCTTTGCTTTTACCTTCGACCCACTCTCAGTCTTTATCTGCACAAGAATTAGGGAAACATGGTAAATCAAGCAATAACTTCAAAAGGACAAATTAAGAGGGGGCAAATCAAGAGTTCATCCTGATTCATAAATTGACACCTGAATTGAAGAAACCGTAACAAGGAGAAAACAATAACATTAAATATCAGAATTGTCGATCGGTACCTTTCCACTGGCTGTAACCCGGTCACCATTATTCAATTTAACATACTTTTTGCTCCTCTGCCACAGAAGAGAGATCGCAATAAGTTTCAAACTGAAAGTCCACAGAGATAAATATCAATAAATCAGCTTTCAACTGCACCTTATCCCAATGATACTGTGATTTCTGCTTCTGCATGCCTTCACTATTGTCTGCGACCAGATCAAGCACAGCATTTTCCAACCTGAAAAAATTAGGATAGCTTAGGGAACCACCTAGAACTAGCTGGATAAGATCTGACTGCAACATTGCTGCAACAAAATTCATGCCGCATGCTTCACACCTGAATTCTGAAGAGATTTATGTCTCATAGATTTTTACCTATTTGATCCAAAGCCTTCGTTTGCTCTAACCAATAAACCGGACTCTGTGTGCTGAAAGAAAACCGGAGTCGAAGTTTGAGTTAAACATattcacaatatatatcacaaaagaaaaaagaaatttcagCATGGACAAActgaaaaaaagtgatatttAGTTTGATACTTACATGATTTGTTGGTATTGAGCTTATGTAGTACTCTTCATCCTTGAAACTCTTAGCCTTTCTTTTTAAACAACAAGCTTCTGTCATCcgtgaaaaaaaatcaaccaCAATTAAGAACAATTAGACAAAGACAATAATCCAAATAGAGTAAACCACAATTAGTACAAGACAACAGTTTCATGTTTCCAATTCAATTTCAGCAATAACTGGTATATAGTACAACATATAGACTACATGTATTGACCAAAGACTGTGCCTATCTCCTATATTCTAACATTCTTTCCGCGAATAAACAGCAGACAACAAGAAAATTGATAGCTAGGACAAAGTATGACCTTTTGTTTCTCTTTCCTTGGAAGAAGGTACATCAGATTTGATCTCCTCCTGcaagaagaggaaggaaaGTTAATAATCGCGCCGAAAGCAGTGAAAACATGATCTGTAAAGCCCTTACTGCATATATTACATACCGACTGCTTTAActtattgaattaaaaataagaacatAACCAACACATCTACCTCTTCTAAAGGTTTGGTACTCCGTTTCTGATGTACCAAATTAATGATCTCCTCATGGACagctcttttcttcttcatcacaTCAACCCACTGACCAAGACCCTGAAAATACATGAAATAAATGTCAAGAGTTGATACACTAGCTGGAGTATGTTAAAGGAAATAAGTTAGAGCTAATGACACCCCCAACGAAAGAGAAGAGGCACGGAGAGAGAAAAGgtaacaaagaaaaaaggaaagacaTGGATGTGTAAAGCAACCTGCACATTCTTTGATTTGGCAGCTTCACCTTCAGCTTCCAGAATGGTCTGCTTGGGTCTAGCACAAATCAGCCATTAAAACAAGCAATAACTTAGGTAATTTGCATCTCAtgaaagaaggggaaaaagaaaaggcatgAACGCTAGAACTGTTGACTCTAACTAAAGAGTAATACTCTGGAAATGAGCAAATCTGCTTACCTGAATGCTTTCAAGCGTTCAGAGAAGGCCAGGGCCATCAGTTCACCGCCTTCCAGCACATTCTTAAATGTTGGATGCAAGCCTTCACGAGGTAAATCCTTGGACCtctttattgattcctttgaGGGTAAGGGTTTTGTCTTCGAATACAAGCGAAAAGCATTTGTACAGGTTCTCTGCAGTGAAGTCAGCTCTGCAGACGAGGAGATGATTTCACGAACTCTATCAGAGACAAGATCAATTGCTGTTTGTGGAAAACGGCCATAAACAGTTTCACCATTTGCGATTGCCTGGTCAATCTTGGACATCACCCCATCTTTATCGTTGAGCACCTCTTCCTCAGTTGGAGCAGCTCTAATCGGCTTTGATAAAAATAGATGGAGGTCCAACAGATAAGGCATATCCTCAGATGTCACAAAAGAATACGCTCTACCAGTCCGACCAGCTCTTGCAGCCCTTCCAACTCGATGGACAAAAATCTTGGGCTTAGGTGGGAAATCCCAGTTGATAACATTATCGAGCAAAGGAATATCAATGCCCCTGGCCGCAACATCTGTGACAATC is a genomic window containing:
- the LOC116202217 gene encoding putative DEAD-box ATP-dependent RNA helicase 29 → MSGARQCLLFLLRRHRPWEKPSAMARSVPMLVSSKAELKRREKQKKKAKSGGFESLGLSPNVYNGVKRKGYRVPTPIQRKTMPLILSGVDVVAMARTGSGKTAAFLVPMLEKLKQHLPQGAVRALILSPTRDLALQTLKFTKELGRFTDLRTSLLVGGDRMESQFEELSQNPDIIIATPGRLMHHLTEVDDMSLRTVEYVVFDEADSLFGMGFAEQLHKILTQLSENRQTLLFSATLPSALAEFAKAGLRDPQLVRLDVDTKISPDLKLTFFTLRQEEKFAAVLYLVREQIGSDEQTLIFVSTKHHVEFLNTLFREESIEPSVCYGDMDQDARKIHISRFRSRKTMLLIVTDVAARGIDIPLLDNVINWDFPPKPKIFVHRVGRAARAGRTGRAYSFVTSEDMPYLLDLHLFLSKPIRAAPTEEEVLNDKDGVMSKIDQAIANGETVYGRFPQTAIDLVSDRVREIISSSAELTSLQRTCTNAFRLYSKTKPLPSKESIKRSKDLPREGLHPTFKNVLEGGELMALAFSERLKAFRPKQTILEAEGEAAKSKNVQGLGQWVDVMKKKRAVHEEIINLVHQKRSTKPLEEEEIKSDVPSSKERETKEACCLKRKAKSFKDEEYYISSIPTNHHTESGLLVRANEGFGSNRLENAVLDLVADNSEGMQKQKSQYHWDKRSKKYVKLNNGDRVTASGKIKTESGSKVKAKKTGIYNKWKQRSHSKISHKETSNEETGGEYTSVTANHGSRWGKKKLPNAHVRPEIKDLEQVRKERQKKADRMSYVKSKAKRKQQSTRNGRKGKGKSKK